The Desulfobacterales bacterium sequence TTGATAGTAAAAAGGGTAAGGGATCAACCTGAACCGACCCGGCCGGAACTGTCTAATTGCCGGAAGGAAATAAATTTTACCGACCGGTTACTGCTCATACTCGATGTGCAGAAAACGCAAAGGATATTTTTTATCCGGTTGAGCTCAAACGCATTTTTTATCTTAAAAGAATCCACGGAATGAAGCGCTAAGAAACCAAACGATAAAAAGGAGGTTCAACAATGGGCAACAAAACATCACGGATGTCTGATGTTTTCAAAAAGGCATTGGAAATCGGTCGTCCCCCAAATATTGTCACCCTTTTTCCTAACTCGAAAGCACTTATCGTCAGCGGCAAATTCATAGACAGGGGCATGATTTCAAAAGGCAGCGCCATCGCCATGGCAGCGAACGGCAGAAATTATTTTGTTATTCGTGGTGCCCTGCAGGCGGCCCAGAGAGCCAATTCGGCCATTCTGATAGAAATTGCAAAATCCGAAGGGGGGGCAAACGCCTATTGCGCGGTCAATTACTGGAATATAGCCCGTCAGGTGGACGCATTATGCAATGAGTTGGGGATCACCGTGCCCGTAGCCATCCATGCCGACCACTATGGTATTAAAACAGAAAAAGATATTGAACCGGCAAAAATTGAAATCCCGACCCTGTTCGAAGCCGGAATCACTTCAATCGCAATCGATGCCTCTCATTTACCGGATGACAAAAATCTTACGGCCAATCTCGAACTCAACGCCTTCATTCCCGAATGGGCCGGGCTGGAAACCGAAGTCGGAGAAATCAAAGGCAAACTCGGGCTCTCAACCGTTGAGGAAGCCCTGTTTCTCATTCAGGGATTAAATGCTCATGACATTTTTCCGGACTGGATCGCCTTGAACAATGGTACAACCCACGGAATTGAAGAAAGCGACCTGGGTATCCGGGTCGAATTAACAGCTGAAATTCACAAGGCGCTTGAAAAATATCATATCTCAGGCGCACAGCACGGCACATCGGGAAACAGTTCCGAA is a genomic window containing:
- a CDS encoding class II fructose-bisphosphate aldolase, which gives rise to MGNKTSRMSDVFKKALEIGRPPNIVTLFPNSKALIVSGKFIDRGMISKGSAIAMAANGRNYFVIRGALQAAQRANSAILIEIAKSEGGANAYCAVNYWNIARQVDALCNELGITVPVAIHADHYGIKTEKDIEPAKIEIPTLFEAGITSIAIDASHLPDDKNLTANLELNAFIPEWAGLETEVGEIKGKLGLSTVEEALFLIQGLNAHDIFPDWIALNNGTTHGIEESDLGIRVELTAEIHKALEKYHISGAQHGTSGNSSERLRQIASKTRTTKANFATALQMISWGLEVNDYGNAILDNDGNFIKIKGQGTTEAMWQQMVSYATEKGLKKGNYKNLNLPFENKLLSQPKDIRDRMSKRVEDFIYNVLVNVFNAKDSAPLVIEAILNAGSYDAGPKAVRLEDPSDWTPEKIAERGAAFTSLKSHEGNFDD